A DNA window from Zingiber officinale cultivar Zhangliang chromosome 3A, Zo_v1.1, whole genome shotgun sequence contains the following coding sequences:
- the LOC122050872 gene encoding UDP-glycosyltransferase 83A1-like: protein MGLPHVLAMPFPAQGHVISLMELCHCLVDHGFKVTFVNTEFNHKCIIVALSAERTVPQLALVSVPDGLGEGDDRNDLVRQTEALQNTMPRRFEELIEKSNETREPMTCMLVDEGMGWALEVGRKKGLRSAAFWLAAALMLAAIMSITELISRGVLDEHAIFTGAPIPEHETFQLGPGMPFIDAAHLMWNILGDERSRETVFNYFLNNIRVLDVVDFIICNSFKELEEPTFSYALKILPIGPLPTGLRPSRAVGYFWPEDAACLSWLDEHPPGSVVYVAALPLLAILRRPVYEPELHLRPLEGGSELDT from the exons ATGGGCTTGCCACATGTTCTTGCCATGCCTTTCCCTGCTCAAGGCCATGTCATTTCCCTCATGGAGCTCTGCCACTGCTTGGTGGATCATGGCTTCAAGGTCACCTTCGTCAACACTGAATTCAACCACAAGTGCATCATTGTCGCGTTGTCAGCAGAGAGAACCGTGCCTCAGCTCGCTCTAGTCTCGGTTCCTGATGGATTAGGGGAGGGGGATGATCGGAACGATCTGGTGAGGCAAACGGAAGCACTCCAAAACACCATGCCTCGGCGCTTTGAGGAACTAATCGAGAAGAGCAACGAGACGAGGGAGCCGATGACTTGCATGTTGGTGGATGAGGGCATGGGATGGGCTCTCGAGGTTGGCCGGAAGAAGGGTCTCAGATCTGCCGCATTCTGGCTAGCGGCTGCCCTGATGCTGGCCGCGATCATGAGCATAACAGAGTTGATTTCTAGAGGCGTCCTTGATGAACATG CAATCTTCACAGGTGCGCCCATCCCAGAACATGAGACGTTCCAGCTCGGTCCCGGAATGCCATTCATCGACGCTGCCCACTTGATGTGGAACATACTCGGAGACGAAAGAAGCAGAGAAACAGTCTTCAACTACTTCCTCAACAACATCAGAGTCCTTGACGTCGTGGATTTCATCATCTGCAATTCCTTCAAAGAGCTCGAAGAGCCGACCTTCTCCTACGCCCTAAAGATTCTCCCCATCGGGCCACTGCCCACCGGCCTCCGGCCGAGCCGGGCCGTGGGTTACTTCTGGCCGGAGGACGCAGCCTGCCTGTCGTGGCTCGACGAGCACCCGCCGGGTTCTGTCGTCTACGTGGCAGCTCTTCCTTTGCTGGCCATACTTCGCAGACCAGTTTATGAACCAGAGCTACATTTGCGACCATTGGAAGGTGGGTCTGAGCTTGACACCTGA